GTTCAGTGATACGGCCGAGCTGGTGTCGATTCCCGTCACCGTGGAAATCACGCATGAAACCCCCGATGAGCAGATCACCTGGACGGCTTTTCCAGAATCGCATTTCCGCCTGAATGGAACGCTGCAGTTCAAAGCCGGTCCGCACCCCGAGGAAACCGAGGTCACCGTCACCGTGCATATGATTCCGCCCGCCGGGATTATGGGATCGACGCTGATGAAATGGTTCAGTCCGGTGACCGAGGACTCTTTGGATGAAGCTCTGCACAAGCTGAAGCAACTTTTGGAAACCGGCACCATCACCATCGGTCAGAGTCGCTTTCCGCATGGCATCAAGGATCCGGTCGGCGGCTGGCAGAATCGCCTGAAATCGCATCTTCATGTCAGAACCATGCAATCTTTGGCTCGGAGGACATCATGAAAGCAGTCGTGTGGCATGGAAAGGAGGACGTTCGCGTCGATCAGGTCCCTGAACCGACCCTCCAGAGCCCGACCGATATCATTGTGAAAGTGAGTCTCACCGCGATCTGCGGTTCGGACCTCCACCTTTACGATGACGTCATCCCTTCAATGAATAGCGGGGACATCCTGGGTCACGAATTCATGGGCGAAGTCGTCGAAATCGGCTCGTCCATCCGCAAGCTGCAGGTCGGTGATCGGGTCGTCGTCCCCTTCCCTATCGCCTGCGGTCACTGTTATTTCTGCCAGAACTCCATGCATGCCCTCTGTGATAACTCCAACCCCAACAGGGCCATGGCCGAGAGAATGTACGGGTATTCACCCGCAGGAATTTTCGGCTATTCGCATATGATGGGCGGTTATCCCGGTGGACAGGCGGAATTCGTTCGCGTGCCGTATGGCGACGTCGGTCCCTTCAAAATACCCGACGCGATGAAAGATGAGCAGGTTCTTTTTTTGAGCGATGTTCTGCCGACCGGATACATGGCGGCTGAAAATTGTCAGATCAAGGCCGGAGACACCGTCGCCG
This is a stretch of genomic DNA from Oligoflexus sp.. It encodes these proteins:
- a CDS encoding alcohol dehydrogenase catalytic domain-containing protein, with the translated sequence MKAVVWHGKEDVRVDQVPEPTLQSPTDIIVKVSLTAICGSDLHLYDDVIPSMNSGDILGHEFMGEVVEIGSSIRKLQVGDRVVVPFPIACGHCYFCQNSMHALCDNSNPNRAMAERMYGYSPAGIFGYSHMMGGYPGGQAEFVRVPYGDVGPFKIPDAMKDEQVLFLSDVLPTGYMAAENCQIKAGDTVAVWGAGPVGQFAVRSALLLGAERVIVIDRLPERLDMALTRVPEGRVIPLNFEEFDIQIALRDLTGGRG